In one window of Paenarthrobacter nicotinovorans DNA:
- a CDS encoding ABC transporter ATP-binding protein, producing MAILNAKDLTLQYEQRKVVEGLSTEIPEGKVTMIVGANACGKSTLLRGLSRLLKPASGAVTLDGKDIHTRPARELARTLGLLPQHPAAPDGITVRDLVGRGRYPHQGFFRSWSAADDAAVQRALEATDTLGLAERSIDELSGGQRQRVWIAMALAQETDVLLLDEPTTYLDLAHQVEVLDLITDLNRRRATTVAIVLHDLNLAARYADHVIAMKGGCIVAEGPSIDVVTEELVFNVFGLESRVVPDPISGTPLIVPIGRHHASPAVSNELEIAS from the coding sequence ATGGCCATCCTTAATGCCAAGGACCTCACGCTCCAGTACGAGCAGCGCAAGGTGGTGGAGGGGCTCTCCACCGAGATTCCCGAGGGCAAAGTGACCATGATCGTCGGCGCCAACGCCTGCGGCAAATCCACGCTCCTGCGCGGCTTGTCGCGGTTGCTGAAGCCGGCCAGCGGTGCCGTGACGCTGGACGGAAAGGACATCCATACCCGTCCTGCCCGCGAACTGGCCCGCACGCTGGGCCTCCTGCCGCAGCACCCGGCCGCGCCGGACGGGATCACCGTGCGCGACCTCGTGGGCCGCGGCCGCTACCCGCACCAAGGTTTCTTCCGCAGCTGGAGCGCCGCCGACGACGCCGCGGTGCAGCGCGCGCTCGAAGCCACCGATACCCTTGGGCTCGCTGAGCGGAGCATCGACGAACTGTCCGGCGGCCAGCGCCAGCGGGTCTGGATTGCCATGGCTTTGGCGCAGGAAACCGACGTCCTGCTGCTGGACGAGCCCACCACCTACCTGGACCTCGCGCATCAGGTGGAAGTCCTCGACCTCATCACGGACCTCAACCGCCGCCGCGCGACCACTGTGGCGATCGTGCTCCACGACTTGAACCTGGCAGCGCGCTACGCAGATCACGTCATCGCCATGAAGGGCGGGTGCATCGTGGCTGAAGGGCCCTCCATCGACGTGGTCACGGAAGAACTCGTCTTCAACGTTTTCGGCCTGGAGTCCCGGGTGGTTCCGGACCCCATCTCAGGCACACCACTGATCGTTCCCATTGGACGGCACCACGCAAGCCCCGCTGTAAGCAACGAATTGGAGATCGCCTCATGA
- a CDS encoding FecCD family ABC transporter permease — protein sequence MFAVYVLLGSYTVTIPDFFTIVINHLTGGEKIPGASFIVMEHKLPRAVVGTMIGLAFGLAGALFQTMLRNPLASPDIIGISYGASAAAVTAIVIFGASGAVVSGAALGGALGVAAIIYAISRGTGSGAGGGSRGNAAGNRLILAGVGIAAALHAVVNFLMTRADIRTAADALIWLNGSLNSATWDRAGVLGVSLLVLLPAVVVLAGPLRILELGDDAAAGLGIRVNAARLGLVLTAVGLAAVATAAAGPVAFVAFLAGPIARRIVRKPSLPASALTGALIVLVADFFASNIAPVVLDGTVLPVGVITGALGAPFLLWLLVTSNRKEA from the coding sequence ATGTTCGCCGTGTACGTGCTCCTGGGCAGCTACACCGTGACCATCCCCGACTTCTTCACCATCGTCATCAACCATCTGACCGGCGGCGAAAAGATCCCGGGCGCCAGCTTCATCGTGATGGAACACAAACTGCCCCGCGCTGTGGTGGGAACGATGATCGGCCTCGCTTTCGGGCTCGCCGGCGCGCTGTTCCAGACCATGCTGCGCAACCCGCTGGCCAGCCCGGACATCATCGGCATCAGCTACGGTGCCAGCGCCGCGGCAGTGACCGCCATCGTGATCTTCGGCGCATCCGGGGCTGTCGTTTCCGGGGCGGCCCTCGGCGGCGCACTGGGTGTCGCGGCCATCATCTACGCGATCTCCCGCGGCACCGGCTCCGGCGCGGGCGGGGGCAGCCGGGGCAACGCTGCAGGCAACCGCCTCATCCTGGCCGGCGTGGGCATCGCCGCAGCACTCCACGCGGTGGTCAACTTCCTCATGACCCGTGCGGATATCCGGACTGCCGCCGACGCCCTCATCTGGCTCAACGGCTCGCTGAACTCAGCCACCTGGGACCGGGCCGGTGTTCTGGGGGTCTCCTTGCTTGTCTTGCTGCCGGCCGTCGTGGTCCTCGCCGGACCGTTGCGCATCCTTGAACTGGGCGACGACGCTGCCGCCGGCCTCGGAATCAGGGTCAACGCCGCGCGGCTGGGACTCGTGCTGACCGCCGTCGGACTTGCCGCCGTCGCCACTGCCGCCGCCGGACCGGTAGCTTTCGTCGCGTTCCTCGCCGGGCCGATCGCCCGCCGCATCGTGCGCAAACCCAGCCTTCCGGCGTCGGCCCTCACTGGCGCGCTGATCGTGCTGGTTGCCGACTTCTTCGCCTCCAACATTGCTCCGGTCGTCCTGGACGGAACCGTCCTCCCGGTCGGCGTCATCACCGGTGCGCTCGGTGCACCCTTCCTGCTGTGGCTTCTGGTCACGTCCAACCGAAAGGAAGCCTGA
- a CDS encoding FecCD family ABC transporter permease, with amino-acid sequence MKLSTTTAVQGRGSGSMVPAGPGGISPDASASGRGTGARSAAGKRTAWLLLAVVVLAAVSAASLAIGARGLPLTTVWEALTNFNPADGNHAVVIARIPRTVLGLLAGAALGLAGAAMQGVARNPLADPGILGLNAGAALSVVVGIYVFGIGSLTGYIWFAFIGAAAAAVVVYAIASRGRDGATPVKLALAGAALSAGLFSLMNVILVSSQDTLDRFRFWQVGSIGGRDWSVLLPALPFLAVGAVIVLGGGRVLNSLALGDDIARGLGQNVGLARGITALGIVLLCGSATALAGPIGFLGLVIPHAVRLLTGPDYRWILPFSLVSAPILLISADIIGRVILLPGEVPAGIMTAIVGAPVFVWLIRRGKGAGL; translated from the coding sequence ATGAAACTGAGTACGACGACGGCCGTCCAGGGGCGGGGCAGCGGCAGCATGGTGCCGGCTGGCCCGGGAGGCATCTCCCCTGACGCTTCGGCATCCGGTAGGGGAACCGGGGCCCGGAGCGCAGCAGGCAAGCGCACCGCCTGGCTGCTGCTGGCCGTCGTCGTACTCGCCGCAGTAAGTGCCGCATCGTTGGCGATCGGCGCGCGCGGCCTTCCCCTCACCACTGTGTGGGAGGCTCTCACCAACTTCAATCCGGCTGACGGCAACCACGCTGTGGTGATCGCCCGGATTCCCCGCACCGTCCTGGGCCTCCTCGCCGGCGCTGCACTTGGCCTCGCCGGGGCTGCCATGCAGGGCGTCGCCCGCAACCCGCTGGCCGACCCGGGGATCCTTGGTCTCAACGCCGGCGCGGCCTTGTCCGTGGTTGTTGGCATCTACGTCTTCGGCATCGGCTCACTGACCGGCTACATCTGGTTCGCTTTCATCGGAGCCGCGGCAGCCGCCGTCGTCGTTTATGCCATAGCGTCCCGGGGGCGCGACGGTGCGACGCCGGTCAAGCTCGCCTTGGCGGGTGCGGCGCTGAGCGCGGGTCTGTTCTCCCTGATGAACGTCATTCTTGTCTCCAGCCAGGACACCCTGGACCGTTTCCGTTTCTGGCAGGTGGGCAGCATCGGCGGGCGGGACTGGTCCGTGCTGCTGCCTGCGCTGCCGTTCCTGGCTGTTGGCGCGGTCATCGTCCTGGGCGGCGGGCGCGTTCTGAACAGCCTGGCCCTGGGCGATGACATTGCCCGCGGCCTGGGCCAGAACGTCGGACTGGCACGCGGGATCACGGCACTGGGCATCGTGCTGTTGTGTGGTTCGGCGACTGCGTTGGCCGGCCCCATCGGCTTCCTTGGCCTGGTGATCCCCCACGCCGTCCGGCTGCTGACCGGCCCGGATTACCGGTGGATCCTGCCGTTTTCCCTGGTCTCGGCTCCCATCCTGCTCATCTCTGCCGACATCATCGGCCGCGTGATCCTCCTCCCGGGCGAAGTTCCGGCAGGCATCATGACCGCGATCGTTGGAGCGCCGGTGTTCGTTTGGCTGATTCGCCGTGGAAAGGGGGCCGGACTGTGA
- a CDS encoding iron-siderophore ABC transporter substrate-binding protein translates to MASLLPRRALLKTAGTATAALAAVALSLTGCSTGPATSTPATEQAESAAFPVTIKNVFGETTIKEQPKRVVTVSWVNDDVALALGVVPVGVPKNEWGNNDKGSTPWKDAALEKLGAGFGTDKAPVQYSEADGINFTEIAKLNPDVILAAYSGLEEADYKKLSEIAPVVAQPELAYGTPWQESTTIIGKALGKEAEAKKLVEDTEATIKDKVSKYPQIKDKTFIYGNLEPAKGDGANVYTAIDNRPRFLSEIGMKLAPVVTENTKSNTEFFIPWSAEKANELDSDIFVTWVPEAATADAIKADPLLGQIPAIKKGALVADSDQTLTLSISASSPLSLPWALDTFLPQLGKAAEAAGK, encoded by the coding sequence GTGGCATCCCTTCTCCCACGCCGCGCCCTGCTGAAAACAGCAGGAACCGCGACGGCCGCCCTGGCCGCCGTCGCCCTTTCCCTCACTGGCTGCTCCACAGGACCGGCCACGTCGACGCCGGCAACCGAGCAGGCCGAGTCCGCCGCGTTCCCCGTGACCATCAAGAACGTCTTCGGTGAGACCACCATCAAGGAACAGCCCAAGCGCGTAGTCACCGTCTCGTGGGTCAACGACGACGTCGCACTCGCCCTGGGTGTTGTTCCGGTTGGCGTTCCCAAGAACGAGTGGGGCAACAACGACAAGGGCTCCACCCCGTGGAAGGACGCAGCGCTGGAGAAGCTCGGCGCCGGCTTCGGCACCGACAAGGCTCCCGTGCAGTACTCCGAGGCAGACGGCATCAACTTCACCGAGATCGCCAAGCTCAACCCGGACGTCATCCTGGCTGCCTACTCGGGCCTGGAAGAGGCTGACTACAAGAAGCTCAGCGAAATCGCCCCCGTCGTGGCGCAGCCGGAACTGGCCTACGGTACGCCGTGGCAGGAAAGCACCACCATCATCGGCAAGGCGCTGGGCAAGGAAGCCGAAGCCAAGAAACTGGTCGAAGACACCGAAGCCACCATCAAGGACAAGGTTTCCAAGTACCCGCAGATCAAGGACAAGACCTTCATCTACGGCAACCTCGAGCCCGCCAAGGGTGACGGCGCCAACGTCTACACCGCCATCGACAACCGCCCCCGGTTCCTCTCCGAAATCGGCATGAAGCTGGCCCCCGTCGTTACGGAAAACACCAAGTCGAACACGGAATTCTTCATCCCGTGGTCCGCGGAAAAGGCCAACGAGCTTGATTCCGACATCTTCGTGACCTGGGTTCCCGAGGCTGCAACGGCCGACGCCATCAAGGCCGACCCGCTGCTGGGCCAGATCCCGGCCATCAAGAAGGGCGCCCTGGTTGCCGATTCGGACCAGACCCTGACGCTCTCCATCTCCGCTTCCTCGCCGCTGAGCCTGCCGTGGGCACTGGATACGTTCCTGCCGCAGCTGGGTAAGGCCGCAGAAGCCGCAGGCAAGTAA
- a CDS encoding FBP domain-containing protein has product MQKITAQQIRSSFINASRSEAAKANLPRDFDTIDWDKLEFLGWRDEKMPQRGYLVVPHRGKLTGVMLRAPEGGSGKKRVVLCELCRDVFSKDDVYLWVAKKAGQSGKDGNTVGTLICAEFGCSANVRKEPPANEINPDPAVVVVRQIAGLESRTEQFLDRVRDVSK; this is encoded by the coding sequence ATGCAGAAAATCACTGCCCAACAGATCCGTTCATCCTTCATCAACGCCAGCCGCTCCGAGGCAGCAAAGGCCAATCTTCCCCGCGATTTCGACACCATCGACTGGGACAAGCTCGAATTCCTGGGATGGCGCGATGAGAAGATGCCCCAGCGCGGGTACCTGGTGGTCCCCCACCGGGGCAAACTCACGGGGGTCATGCTCCGCGCCCCCGAGGGAGGCTCCGGCAAGAAGCGTGTGGTGCTGTGCGAACTGTGCCGGGACGTCTTCTCCAAAGACGACGTCTACCTGTGGGTTGCCAAGAAAGCTGGACAGTCCGGCAAGGACGGGAACACCGTGGGCACCCTGATCTGCGCCGAGTTCGGTTGCAGCGCCAACGTGCGCAAGGAACCACCGGCCAATGAGATCAACCCGGACCCGGCCGTCGTCGTGGTTCGGCAAATCGCAGGCCTGGAGTCCAGGACGGAACAGTTCCTGGACCGGGTCCGCGACGTGTCAAAGTAG